Part of the Rhineura floridana isolate rRhiFlo1 chromosome 8, rRhiFlo1.hap2, whole genome shotgun sequence genome is shown below.
TTTTTAGACCGATTTTGTTTAAAGAAAAGAGGGCtaaatcatctgcatataataaagCTGGTATTTTTTTGGAACCCACAGAGGGGGGGGAAATCTATTTGAAGTCATTGCAGGGATGATGTCATTTATgaaatagttaaaaagaaagggcTTGACCCCTTTTGAAGCAGGAATTTCACGGGAGAGAGCACTATTCCTACCAAGACGGACACGTAGGAAATTTGAATGATGAAGAGATTTAATTAACCATAAAAGCCTTTTATCTATATTAGTTTTATCCAATTTATTCCATAACAACTCTATCCACCGAGTCGAAAGCTGCAGCAAAATCTATGAACGCAACATATAAGGATGAGCTCGGCCCTTTTAAGGATTTAGATATTAAATGGTGTAAAATGTAGGCTTGGTCCATTGTACTCCTGCCCTTTCTGAATCCCGCCTGTTCCTGATGAATAATCGAATGGTTAGTGTCCCAATCCATAAGTTTAAGGGTTAGGGCAAGGGTTAGTAAGTTAAtagatgcttttcatttttgttacattttaatttgctattttagattgtaaactcaAGGTGATACAGTAAATTATGGTTAATAATAGATGTTTGGGCAACAAACATGACCACCTCCAAGTGATGAAAAAATGGATGGCAACCAAATTTTCAACAGTTTGGGGTGGTTTCTCTAAGATTGTAACATTTTATATACTTGATATTTGCAACACACTTGTGGGTTTTTAGAGAGAATAAGGTGTGATTTCAGTGTTGTATAGTAAGTCAAAACCATGGCGAGAAACACGCGCATCTAAAGTGTCGTGACTTTTGCATTACTCTCAATATTCAGAGTTGAGGATTTCAGTTCTGTATGCATTATCAATGGTTTCAAAGCCCTCATGCTCAATTTTCTGACAAAAGTGGTTTCCTTTCTATTAGATATGGTTCTTACCTGGTGTGGAAAGAATTGGGAGGCTTCAATGAAAAATCTATGGTTCCACTTGGACTGTATGCAGGACACCTAGCATTAAACTGGTCATGGACTCCTGTATTCTTCGGAAACCACAAAATAGGCTGGGTAAGTGTAGCTATGCATGTATTGTACCAATCTGTGACCTTGTTGCTTAGAGCAGTAGTTTGCCAACTTTCTGTCTTAAGCGAACTCTTTCAGCGATATGTTAACTTCCAGAGAATGTCTGCATGTTGTGGAGTCTGaacaatgcttttaaaaaaagttttaaggcatttatatagtgcttaatattttaaacaatttCTACATGGTATAAACAAGAATACAACATCAAAACAGTAGCATAGTGCTATAACAATAGattaaaaacagaaattcagTAATAATGGAATCCAACTTTATGGGCCAGGTAAAGATTGACCAAAAAGACAGCCTTTACAAgatatctgaagcaactgatggatgtTACGTCACATATGGCAGAGGGGCAGGCATTCCACAGTGCAGGGGCAGTGGTGGAAAATGGCTGTTTTGAGGTCATTTTCTAAGAAGCACACTTAGGGTGGCAACTTACGTTACAACTTTTCTTAAatatatattgcagtggagtgcagaaataagtgttctgttaagactggtagtcgAAAGAATGAAGAAATGTAATGCTTATTACTACAacgaggtaaagtcatacatgttTAAGCAGCTCCCTGAATGCAGGCCGCCTGGCTAtcactaactgagaacaaagacagaaaggggaggagcaaagcctgcaaaaacaatgaAGAGGAATCAAAGGCATAAATTGCCATTGtctatgcccccccccccattcaggtcacttgtaacatgcttTACTGCCAACTTACACACTGCAGAAAAGGGGGGGATAAAGATTTGCATGTTATATATGCAacgatgcaaatttagaaatatttactgtatttctctttaaattatagCAAGCCTCAcccagtggggaagactgtgactaggtgacctgctcagtctgttgtccaaGTGCTAACTGTTGTTGGACAACTTCAGGGCCTCTGTTAGAGTTCTTTCTCTTTAAGCCAGACTTGGACCCGACAACCCTTCAAGTTAGAGGACGTCCCCAAATAGAGAGCTGTCTTCTGTAAAATAGATCACCTAGGATAGTCCTCCTAAACATCATGCTCAAGCCATGGTTAGGCATCTTGGGCTTTAGTATTATTGCCTGTATACTGACAGCGCACCCATAAATATTCCAGAATCTGCACATtgttggggaaaataaaataGTGGTGGGTATGTCGTCATCTAGAGAAGTCTTTCTGCCATTACTGAACTTGGGATTGAAGAACCCTAGGATTACCTAGAACAGAGTTTGAAAACCAGCAGCTTGGAGCTTTAGTATCTCCACTGGACATTACCTCATGGTACAATATTCCTTAGGAAAGAAACCATGAACTATTTTTATCTAAAGATGTATGATCTCTTTAGAGCCTATCTACCTGCTTCCGTAGAGATGCTAAGAAACAGAAGCCCTATTCAGCCATTCACACACAATTAGTAttgcatgaaaagcagagcatCAGTAGTTGTGCCGGCTGCCCAGGTTCCTTCACTGCATCTCCATGACTCTATTGTATTCTATACGTCTGGGTCAAGGGAGTCTGGAGCCTGTTTGGTTCCTCATCTAACATGTGGAGGGATGCAGAAAGTGCATCAAAGGAAGTGAGGCTAGTGAGTGCATTCCCCCTCTCATTCTCCCATAACAGTAATTATGTAAGTATGAACGCCTGAAGAGGACTAGAAAGAGAAGCACCCCTTTTCATCACCCACAAAAGTTCTGTCATAGAAGCCAGTTTCCAAACCACCTTTTCAAACTGGTTGTATGCATTCTGGCTCAGGTTTAACCTCCATATTCCATTTCTTTCAATGAACAGGAAAAACACAAGAAAAACTTATCTGAAACTGCTTCTGAGATCAGTTTGACTTCATTAATTAGTCAACAACTGAGCCAGGGTGTCAGGCTCTTATCCAAACCCAATTTCCCCCCTCAATTTCATGCAACTTGCAAAGACAACATCCTTCAGAAGTTGCTGTTCTGCTTCTCAACAGATAATCACTGTTCAAAAATGATTTCTTTATTCAGGCATCTTACATCAGCATCACACTTCTATCTGCAGAAGATGAGATACTtcccttttctctcccctcctaCTCCCTCCTTTCTCAAACTGCACCACCATGCTTCCATGTAACTTTCTGCTTGTGCCTTCTCCAAAGCTCAGTGGAACACGTCACTTTAATTCTCTGGCACACATAGAGGACTTGGAGAGCAATAGTAATATTTGCGCAATAATGAGCACAAATGACGGCTTGGCTTAGTAAGCCTAGCCCAAATTCTTGGAGTCCTGCTTATTTGACTTATGAAAGCTGGATTATGAATTGCCTTCACTCGGAAAGCCCAGCCTATAGATATTTGGGTGTGTTTCTCCTAAAGGGGTTAATTGGTATATTGGGTGAATGCAAAGTAATCTGCACAAAGTTTCTTGTTTTCAGGCAAAAGACTGTTGCTGAAGTTGCAGATCTTTGTAGTTCTCTTCGCTCTAGAATGCTGTAAAGATCTCATTTTAACCTCATTTTGTTTCAGGGGCTGGTGACTTTATTACTTACCGCAGGAGCAGCAACAGCTACAACAACAGTCTGGTACCATGTTAACAAAACAGCAGCGTATTTGCTGTACCCTTATTTAGCCTGGCTAACTTTTGCCTCTGTGCTAAACTACCGCATCTGGAAGGACAATCAGAGTAAGAAGCACGTGTAATATTTTTCCAGAGcaaaagttttttaaagaaacatttttgaAGTTGGATGCTGCTTAAACCATGCACTGTCTCAGACAATAGTATATGATCATGTTAACATGCAAATAGAAGCTTACTAGATATATCTAATAAAATTCAATAACAGACTGAGAAATTGTATGGTTATTAATGTAtttgtagccaggttatccttaTGTCCAGAtgtcactctcacacacactcacacagtccAGTCGCTTGTTCAGCACAAGGCAGTTCACAGCTGGATTATGAACTGCCTTCATTTGGAAAGCACTGTGCTTGAGGCGATAGAAGCTTTTTATCTGTTGAGGCAGTCAGTCTTCTGGTTGCCACATGTCTCTGTGAACCAGCCCCCAAGCCTACTGCTATAGAAAAAGCCTGCGAGTTCTTGAGCTTCAAAGCCCCCCAAGTTCTTCCTGCTGAGCTTTTCTTAGGAGAACTAAATACCTTTTAACTTATATTGAAAACAAGAATATATTGTGCACTGACGTCTCCCACGTATTAGCAGCCTATTTAGAATAGCCTTGGGCTAACTAAGTAAGCTGGCCCCATGTGAACTTGTTGATGTTCTAACAAAATGGATGCTGCCAAGCTGACTAACCATTAGAAGTATGAACAGATGTAATGGCACCTTAGCTGGCAAAGACAGCATTGGCAGAGTTAACCATTTTGAAAGCTGTAGCTTAGTCACGGACAAATACCTAATTATGTCCTCTAACTCTGCCTCTCAGTAAGTGTGCATGGTAAATGTGGCATGATGCTCATTTTTAGAGATGAACAAACAATTCTGAAGCAGTTTGTCCAGGGCTAAAGCAAAGCAATACCTGCAGCGACTTTTCTTTGTATATTATGTCTTCACTTTGAGACTAAAGTTACATGTATCTGGTGCTATATCAAACACAGCTTCTGATATTTTGTGGGGACACTGTTTATTACAATTTAAAGTTGACATCTGTGTAGTCACATGAGCCGGCTCCAGTTAATTGAAATAATTTGCTTCCTATTAGTTTGtaaaacaaagcattttaagAGGTGGGAACACAATGATATTAAGAAAAATTATGGCCTCAGTAAATTTGCCGTAAATTATAGAAACACAAAGTGGGTTGATAAGAGTTGTACAAATACCTCCAAGAAACCAAGTAAAACATACTAGCTACTGAGACAGAAAAGAAAAACTGATTTGCTACTGATTTTCTGTGAGCTTCAGTatgcaattaaaaacacacactatATGAAAGCAAACTGATAAAATAACAGACAGACTGGCACGTAAAAATAAAACCATACAGCTGCTTACAAAGAATATCATATGATAGAATAGATAACTGTCTTGATTGCCAGTATAGAAAAACTACTTGCATAAGCAGCTCATAGAACTGAAATTATTTGCATCTCACTGTGACGCACAAATTAGCCAAGCCATATAGCTCTACACAACAGAGGTTACATGGCAGTCATTGGGCTCATCCAGGAAGAGGGTGCTGAAAACATCATTGAAAAATGTTGGGTGATATCTGCAGGCTCTTTCACAGTCGGGATTGAAATTCACCTCCAGGATCTGAGGCTGCATAAACCGTTTCCCTGGAAAATAGATGTTGTTTGCTtagggtatgtatgtatgttaaaCATGAAGAGTCTTAAGCAACACAGCACCCCACTTCTTCTGATTACCTTAATACTTACACTTAGCACCTTTGACTGCTGAAATATATTACACTAACAGTGGCTTGCCTAAAGCCACCTAGTGAATTTCATGTTTGATGTGAGTTTGAACCAGGAACTTCTCAGCAACACCAGCAATGTAGCTAATGCCCAGAGAGGAAGGGCTAGGCAAAGGCAGCACAGGAGCCTGAAACACATCCCAGTTTCTTCACTGTTGCTGTGGGAGGCCCTTTCAGCTGGCACCGTAAGAAAAATTTCCTTATGCATCCTTTTACACACAAAGCTTAAAGATGCACTGTTCTGAAACATTGCAAGACATTTCCATACATAGAGGGAAAAGCCTGTCTTGAAAAGTGATCATTTTAAAGATAGTAGTTGGGATCCATAGAAAAGAGTGAGAGGCTATAGGGAGGGGTGGagactgaaaaacaaaacaaaatccagaaAAGGGCATGAAAACAGTAACCcttggatcccagggaatgtggGGGAAAAGTACTTTTCATTAACTGCACAAAGCTATAATGGCCAGTTATAAAAGCAATTAGGACCCCTTTCCTGTTTTCAAAGTTTCAGAATAGTCCtaaacatatatatacacatacatacatagacatatgtacacacacatatatataaaaaggagAAGAAATTACCATCACTGGATGTATTCCACTTAAGCATCAGGTCAATGGCATATATGGCTCGTGAGGATGGATAATCACAGATGCCAAATGGTGCAGGCTTTGCACAAGCAGCTTGGAATAATTCAACAAACGCCTTAAAAATATCTTCCTAAATAAGAACAAAAGGTCACATTTACAATAAATGCAGATGTTAAAAGCAGGTGAACTTTAATATCATGTCCTTTTTAAGAAGCTAAAGAGCAACTTACGGATACTGTGGGGGCACCTTCCAAACCTCTTCTGAGAAACTTTGTGGGCTACATATAACATGTCATAATTACtaattccctgacagagctccagaggccagagtggtttaacagtcagccactctgaccgaagctctgtgaggggaacagggcatctagcAACTCcttgcacccttcacaaactacacttcccaggattctttgggggaagccatgactgtctaaagtgaaataaaggtctggtatgtatgtggccagggacagctttggtttaaatttgggtgggagactacatatgcctgctgtagaacaaaaacatgggggaaacactgaaaaacaatgatactgttcacaatgttttctttttggaaaggaaaggggcttcccctctgcccagtgcccacccaatctcctcccctccctctttccctcaccctgccccttccccaagtcagtttcacctatcactcacatgactgcacaggagtaaatcccactgaactaaaaaaagcatgcaaatgatcaaacctgccctcccttcttcctatcccctccgtcttgacccttcccttcctcttcctttggccctccctctcccctctcccatggtcagttttacctatcctaaccatgactgcacaggagtaaatcccattgaactcaataagcatgcaaatgatcagacttgcctttcccctccttcccctctcctctcccttcttcctcctcccctgcccactccagccctccccgccatggccagttttaccttccctaagcatcattgcatgggagtaaatcccactgaactcaaaaaacatgcaaatgatcaaagctgccctcgtccctccccctccttcccttcctcctcctttcctacccatcccgtggtcagtttcacctatcctaagcatgattgcaggggagtaaattccactgaactcaataagcaaatgttcaatccattctcagcaaatttgcacaggatcccatttcttacctcctgaattaaaaagcagagaaattcactaataggcaaaaaatcttaccctttaagaacatacctatagcccacagatatttctatcaaactttaaaaagcagggaaattgggcagctataatgaatgcaccaggggagcaggagacctgacctctctgagatattgtactgccctacaaatttgtaaacatgcaaacacaatttgggttggtttttcacagtccaatccacttcctgtgtaacttggaagaatttggtaacatgtgcctctgagcatatggtgagtggtggcaacacctgcaatcagcccaaataacagaaacaagaaatgtgctgtgctgatcttgctttagcagggacgaagcaataatattaagacagttgatagagttcagatagttactttaaatatgtttgatttactttgcaattttagtgaagtttcctatagtaaatcattctcttttgcttctgcgaatatatgaagtacagcacactttgcaacactaaattccaaaaacaattacggaataatggcattgactattctccagaatagtttccagtggagatgaggagtgtctcagtttgcacaagataaaacaatggaaggtgaaatatattctagcaaaattctaggtgtgctccatgtttttaattgaccatgtccacctttccttaagtggaatagtttaagcatagcaggctgaaaacatgcatcttgggcaggccaagcttgttttttccagcagctagattcattgcttaagtagcaacatattgtaatcagtctgattttacatcaaactgcctgCTCCCGTCAGGGACCCCATCTGCCCACCTCAGAGCTGAGCTCGGGCTCCCATCAATATCTGCAAGAATAGACCTCGCTTATTTTAGATACTGGTGCAGACTAAATGGGATGGaggacatcaaactgcagtttcagattcaactgttaatgcacccaacatagaaatagaacaaaacctccagtttgaaacacaaaaggctgtcttcaccatcatatgacattgaccaatataaaggctttgaaattaataaaaaataaatttgacccagatttctaggctgaataatgagagaaatataattttctaggttaggttctctgtagaaacagtagtaacataggaaagaaccAAAGGAGAAcatcaaaaatgtaattctccatctttggagatggcaggtgttgccaccactcaccatatgctcaaaggcacatgttaccaaattcttgcaagctacacaggacgtggattggactgttaaagaccaacccaagttgtgtttgcattttgacaaatttgtagtgcagtacatatctcagagaggtcaggtctcctgctcccctagtgcaatcaccatagctgcccaatttccctgctttttaaagcttgatagaaatatttgttggctataggtatcttcttaaactgcaaggttttttgcttattagtgaattgctACAACCTTCTTGACAAATTAGTTCTGAAAACAAGATGGAACAGTGTGGAATCCTGAACCACGATTAGTCCAACAATATGGACAAAAATGGTGGCCCATTTTATAGAGTAATTGCTTCTCTGTGTGAGACATGATAGTGATTTAAAAAGTAATCTATAACAAAAAAATGAAGCTTTTGccacaagaagaaaaaaatcatttacTGAATCATCAGTGACTTACTTCAACCAATTTCCAAGAATATTCAGGATACTGTTTCTCAAAGAGAGGAATAAATTCATTATAGTGGATCTGAAAATAGGATGCCATCTGATTAGCAATGTACTACTTTAAGCATTACTGTATAACTTTACAATTTCCACCTCTGTCCTCCTTACAACATCCCCACAAGTTAGGGTCTTCCTTTTGCCATTTTAGATCAAATATATGCTCTCTTCTGCACCCCATCTTGAATATCATCAAAGTCCATAGAACAGTCACCAAGGGAAACGGCCAAACTCAGAATGCTAAGGGTGTAAGCCAGAGATGGGgaatgtagtccaacaaaatctggacatccacaactcccatcactcctgtcCACTGGCAAcattggctagagctgatgggagttgggagtcccaacTTTATGTCCAGGGGCAGAGGTTCAAATCTGTACTTTTTAGACATCATGCTTCCTGTCAGCTGT
Proteins encoded:
- the TSPO gene encoding translocator protein isoform X2 → MEGVPSWAPAVAFTLFPNAGSIWGSRMAKKATSTWYESLEKPSWHPPNWVFPPVWGALYSSMGYGSYLVWKELGGFNEKSMVPLGLYAGHLALNWSWTPVFFGNHKIGWGLVTLLLTAGAATATTTVWYHVNKTAAYLLYPYLAWLTFASVLNYRIWKDNQSKKHV
- the TSPO gene encoding translocator protein isoform X1; amino-acid sequence: MDLEMEGVPSWAPAVAFTLFPNAGSIWGSRMAKKATSTWYESLEKPSWHPPNWVFPPVWGALYSSMGYGSYLVWKELGGFNEKSMVPLGLYAGHLALNWSWTPVFFGNHKIGWGLVTLLLTAGAATATTTVWYHVNKTAAYLLYPYLAWLTFASVLNYRIWKDNQSKKHV